The Streptomyces fungicidicus nucleotide sequence AGGCGCTCCTCGACGAGATCGCCGCCACCGGCACCGAGGAGTACGGGGCCGAGATCGTGGCCGTCGGCGCCGACCGCGAGGGCATCGAGGGACTGGCCCGCGCCGAGCGCGCGGGACTGCCGACCTTCGTGTGCAGGGTCAGGGACTACCCGACCCGCGAGGAGTGGGACGCGGCGCTCGCCGAGGCCGTCGCCGCCCACGAACCCGACCTCGTGGTGTCCGCCGGGTTCATGAAGATCGTGGGGAAGGAGTTCCTCGCGCGCTTCGGCGGGCGCTTCGTCAACACCCACCCCGCCCTGCTGCCCAGTTTCCCCGGAGCCCACGGCGTACGGGACGCGCTCGCGTACGGCGCCAGGGTCACCGGCTGCACCGTCCACTTCGTCGACGACGGCGTCGACACCGGGCCGATCATCGCGCAGGGCGTGGTGGAGGTCCGGGACGAGGACGACGAGAGCGCTCTGCACGAGCGCATCAAGGAAGTCGAGCGAAGGCTGCTCGTCGAGGTCGTGGGGCGGCTCGCCCGCAACGGCTATCGCATTGAGGGACGAAAGGTAGTTATCCAGTGACCGCCGAGAGCAACAAGCGGGCCATCCGACGGGCGCTCGTCTCCGTCTACGACAAGACCGGCCTCGAGGACCTCGCGCGCGGCCTGCACGAGGCCGGCGTGGAGCTCGTCTCCACCGGGTCCACCGCCGCGCGGATCGCCGCCGCGGGCGTCCCGGTCACCAAGGTCGAGGAGCTCACCGGCTTCCCCGAGTGCCTGGACGGCCGCGTCAAGACCCTGCACCCCAAGGTCCACGCCGGCATCCTCGCCGACCTGCGCCTGGAGGACCACCGCAACCAGCTCGCCGAGCTGGGCGTGGAGCCGTTCGACC carries:
- the purN gene encoding phosphoribosylglycinamide formyltransferase; the encoded protein is MAAKPVAERARRLVVLVSGSGTNLQALLDEIAATGTEEYGAEIVAVGADREGIEGLARAERAGLPTFVCRVRDYPTREEWDAALAEAVAAHEPDLVVSAGFMKIVGKEFLARFGGRFVNTHPALLPSFPGAHGVRDALAYGARVTGCTVHFVDDGVDTGPIIAQGVVEVRDEDDESALHERIKEVERRLLVEVVGRLARNGYRIEGRKVVIQ